The DNA window TTAATTGTAACAATTATCTTATTTGCCTCTCAAAGTAATTGTAGagcaaataaaacaacttattAATTACGGAGAAATCACCGCAAGTCTACTTTCTCTATCGAATGTAGGGTAaagtatgatataaataaacattacggCGATCTACCGACAGCCGACATTTCACGAGTATCGCCTCTCTACCAATCCTACCTACATACagatattattacaataatacagaTGGAAGGATACTAAATTTATCCTAATTCATATAACAATACATACTTCttgtatattagaattatgtaTGTTCTTAGAAAGAGATTGCGACGAAACAATAAGGTTTTCGTTGAAGGCTGGTAATGAATACTAGCTGCCCCGCGAACTTCATTACTCCTTAATGCCTAAATCCTTcactatcaaataaaaaataggggttaattgtaaaattcagggttatatgtatttattattgctgtatcataaaaaaaatcaaatctaaaattgaaaaaaaaattttagggGTGGATTACagttaacatttagggggatgaaaattAGATgatgtccgattctcagacccacccaatatgcacacaaaatttcatgagaatcgggaaagccgtttcggacgagtttaaccacaaacaccgggacaggagaattttatatataagattaaaaactCAATGTTGTAGTTAAAGATCTATTTCTTCGAAACATGTTATACACTTTTCCCTTATgtgatgttttaaatacacCATTGGATGCTATGTAATGCTGAATACAGTGTCGATACCTCTTGGCGTAACTTCGACGATTAAGATAATCGCTACCCTTATgaaactaagaaagcctgagtGAGCGAAATGTACAGTCTTGGCTCGTACATACTTTCCCAGCCAAAAGTGTAAGATCAATAAGTAGTAATGACAAGGACATGCATTACAAATCTTTAtgatatctaaaaatatgCAACTTTAAAGTTGCATATCTGGTTCTTTATTCACTGTTTCTCACTTCTTTTATGTCTTCAAAAGTTGTATATCTTCGCTTGGAGACAAAGGTAATGTAAAAAGTTACATATAGTGTAGAAAcgtataattaatacttttgaaattgcgttacttttatatatattaaacgttAGTTAAAATGATTATCTTAAGTCCCGATAACTTTTCGTCATAATGCTATTGAAAATTGGAGCATGCGAATTCGGCTTTTGGTAAGATTAAATTGCGGCTTAAATTGCTAAGTACGTAATTGCAGGTTGTACGCTTGTTAAAAAATGGGTGTGAGCTTATTTGGCCCGCTTCCCACGATGTCTGTGAACCTTTTCCAGGGATGCCAATGACACcttttcataaatgtatttaacattagagctggattaaattttataattgcaaTACTTTTTAATGCCTTTGAtgaattatttcaatacaattttgtatatgTGTATAATTGTCTCTTTGCTTTTTGTTATCCCATTATAAATAGTGTTTTAtcactaaattaaatatataatagttaagaTTTTACCGAAATTTATCTGTTATACAAACACTGATATGAAGAAAAAACTTGACAAATTTTTACGTAATTTTAATACGCTGCCTCTTCTGACATAGGGCAAATGTATCAGGtgcagaaaaaaataatcctAGGATTCATCGTGgagacttagcgctaagtctgACTTCCAAATgtcaaatacaatacatttatgttataCTGTAATTTCACAGATAACAACAGACACGTCTTAAGTTTTGGATTCTGTTAAGTTCAAACGTTGGTGGAATAATGTATTATCAATAATGTGTACATTATAATTCACAATTTAGAAATCGAAATCGCAAAgctataacattatatttgcaaattatttagaCGTAAATTACtcattaatcttaatttaggCTCGTAATGTTGAATGACGTATTTGTGcagacaatttataaaaaagtacgtGTGTACAAGGTACACATGtgagaagtgaaacttctttgtaaattaattattactaaggtaaaagttCCAATAGAGGATTATGTGCCAGCATTTGTATATCAATATTCACACAGTTTAAAGttttcacactgtatacgtgctaatgataatataaataaataaaaaaatctgcgtttactgcacaagacgttatacgagagaatttccatctaaagttctaataatgtaactactaaacaaatacatcaaccaatagcgtgtatattttcttaatctccctttctctctctctctatcaatcggtctcaatcgctctctctctcttacattcgacaaaaacgctgcaaaGCTTCatgacgttccgtaaaaattttactctcATTCGCCTTAAGaatttttacttcaaaaatttaatcttaattttaatatatttcaactgaaaagaaaaatttagaaGCAGCCCTATATCACATACACCGTCTGGATACACATGCACTTCAGGTCCAGGAAAATGCCGCCATTTAAGGTGTAGGTACTAAGCGGTGATATTCATCGCTTTGTATGTCACTTTATACAGGTTTCCTTCGAACTGTTATCTGGTCTAGGACTGAATACTATGTTCAGACCAAtgaaaagttataataaatgtgaaattataGGATACCTGTGGAATGTAATTCGCTTTAATCAGTATTGATAATCAAATAggcatataaattaattaaaattgtcgaaatgtaaaagttgtattattaGGTAGTATATAATAGGTCGAATTAAAATAGATAGCGGGGAAGTGGAAATAGTAGCTAAGATGAAAGAGGAATGGAAGAATTTGATAGAGGCATTTGAATTTGgcatgtttttattacattatttttaagttaataaatattaacttaaacttAATGTAATCCTTATTATAGTACTCAATATAGTCGTTATCCCATTTAAAGTCATTGTAAGGATCAGATGTTTCTTTCATTTAACGCAATTATTCGAGTTTAATTTCAGCAAATTATAGCATGtgctaaacataaaaataactgttttcTGTAATTTTCAATGACATattgaattgtttaatttgtgtGGGTTCGTTGACCTTAATACTTcctaaacattaaacaatagaCATATTAGTTATCTTAAGTAGTTGTTAAACGAGACAAGGTGTTGTTTATTACTCTTACAACTGCTATTTACCTATTAAGCTCAATTTAACACTGAAGTACGACCTAACTGGCTAACTATAATCACTTTTGTACGTAGGAATTAGTAAAACAAGAAAtaggttttgtatttttatagtcGACTTtctaaattaacttaactACAAACTTCTAACAAAAAATTTGGACATtaagtaaacaattataacAATCTACATGTTCCTTGGTAAATTCCTTACAGCAGACAAAATTTATGGTGCTATTTATTACGAAAAATTTAGATCTCCtaatttatagttattacTTGAAAAACGAAACTTTTGCTTCtaacatttaaacaattgatcattaacttatatttacatacttaCGGtcccttaaaataattatttacatagtgAAATCTGTGTTAGTAGAACGATATCACCGTGAAgcacaaaattatacaatctTCAATAAGACACCGTGCACTTAGTGTGATTTACACTCACCACAAACAGAAAAGCGAGCGCCAAACGCATTTCTCTAAGAAACTTTCACTGCGCCAACCGCGATTTGTCTCATTGTGTCGACCGCACGCCGCTACGTCCCGCAGACGACTGCTGATTTAACATCTCCATTGCCAAGGTCTGGAGGTCGCATGGTGCATCGATAGGTCTACGAAACCCTGAACTTGGCATTCAAGCTACAATCTCTGAACTTCTACAACCTATAGGCGATCCAACAAACacaatttgtatatgtatatttacagttgtaaaaatttattttgtagataaataaatatcgatattGAGAGTTTAAATGTCTtaagaaaatatcaataagtcttttaaaactatttttattgattatatattcaatacccgttaattttattgcaatagAAGCAGTGAGacttttctttattatgttttccaataatgcaatatattatgtaagtttCAATACAAAGAAACGAAAATTCatacgtaaataataaataatacaccaATTTCtgcttgataatttatttagcgTCTGCTTAATAGATGTAGTTATTGTAAACGTTtcgaagtttttattttttattaaaaattaataaatgagacTACAGTTTATATTGGacgtcaaatattttttaaattaacgtcATCACttgctttatataatttataccaataaaaaaacttacattaaattaatgtaaattttagctCTGCAATGAACGTTTATAAGCTCATTgaaaacacaaacaaaaacaaaaatgtttcatttcatatctgcaatattctttattacataacacaaagcaaaaaaattaaagaagtacttaaaacatatttacaatatcaTTGATAATgtgctattttaaattttaatgatacaacTCAAAGTTAGTAAATGTAGTAATagtaaatgattataattttaagccTTATTACTCATGATTTTAACTATGAACTATGATTTTAAGCCATAAAACCCATGCTATTACAGGTTCCGTTTAGGGCAATGGTCAAAAACAAACAGTGCagctataaacaaaacaaaaacaaatatacctaCAAATGTTAGGATACCACACACAATAATTGTTAGATTATAATAACGGTAttatttgcaaaataaatatttctatttacgaCATGCATTGTATGTAACTTTCCCGATAATAACTtatctttattaatgaaactggcgtcttattaattaacatttctagataatataaaaaattaggtTCCGTTTGTTAGTGTAGCGTTTGAGTAGGTCACTCGGTAATCGTTCACAGAGCGACATTTTAATAACCTCGTCTCATtctaacatataataaattagccCGTGTGAGAAGAACAGAAATACGCAAACGGCACCGTTACGATGACTTCAATGAATCTAGTGTTTTCTCCCGCGTCAAAACAAATGACTGATCTACTACTTAAAAGCGGCTAATCAATTTTAATGAGACATTTCATTAACGATGTTAAGtgtatctttaaaattttattgggtGATTTAAACCGATTTGCTGCTTTTATGACTTCATTCTCGAGATGGTACTGTTACTCATATGACATACAAAATGTGTTCAGTAAGCATTTCGTTTTATGTACTTTTACAGACTGACAGACAGACATGATATTTAGCATTATCGAAACAcacagaataataataataataaaaaaatataaaaaaataaaggaatgAGGTGGgtacattttaagtgtgtacTGGTGTGTGCAGTGGAGCAGAAGTATTTAACAGCACTCGTCaatctgccagagaccacaacaGTTGCTTCGCGCCTAGACGCAAATAagtaaaagaatataataatacacattAACAAAGTTAGTAAATAGAAAGTATATAcctagtaaataaaaaaaaatataatttttactaaaactcACCTTACTcacctttattattaatataacttaggtattaagtacctatatactatatacgttttaatatatgtatagagcAATATTAACGTAATGAAAAGCAGAaggcaaaaatattttgattattaaacaaatattccaTATGTGATTGtgtatttattctatattatttaaaaaaatacgtttatcttggaacataagatcatcttgGGATAccatggaataagtgataacttattccacgtcattaaattcatgTTCCTATATatcaaatttgttaaaatgagGACAATCTTATCAAAATCTGCAAGCAACACTAACAAGATCCTTGCGACTATTGAACAGCCCTCACCATCGCAGCATACAGACTTTCTCATTATTGCAGTCTTAGACACAGCAAGTCACATACCTTCGGTCAGACTGGCAGATTTCCTGATGTGCCAATCCCTATGCATATAGCAAAATCCGTAGATGCACCGGGGTTCGATTGAAACGTCAGATATATTAggaaactatttataattacgcTATGCAAtccatgtatttttttaatcttcgAGAGAGAAATACAGCTTACCCATGGCTGTAATTGTTTATGGCTAGAGAAAGTATTACCATtacttattaaactttaatatataaatcattaagTACAGAAGTATAAAAGTTTCCACAATGATTATCGAAATATCAAGATATGGAAAGTATCCTTGTGAAAGTATTCGATGGCGAGTGCGCTTTCTATTCTTTGTTTGCAGACGCAGACATGTCTTGTGCGGTAATTGCCAATAAAATGCCATTTACACAAGTTCTATACATACACgtataatgttaatttagcTTCACAAAGCACTAGAAACTGTTAATGTTTAAGACTCTTGTTTCGTTTAGATATCTACGCGTTTCACAAACATCGTATGAGTTTTTAGGCAGTTTCGCCAGGTTTTTCCAAGACCGAACATTTTCACTACTATGatgaaccagctgcccactgaagtatttccgaaccaattggaCTTCCGGTTCTTAAAGAAAAGGGCAAcaacttgcgagccttctggcaaagTGAGTGTCCATAGGTATCACAAAAACAGTGgatggaaattatatattaaaagactaaaagtaatttattaaatcaatccCGTTTTATATACTGGGACATATGCTATATCAGTGTATGGCTATAGAAGAGAAAAGATTGTCAATGGCTTgtcataaagttataattatttagtttaattacaattaacaacttcatatcttttttttaaatgataaccAACGATCCTACGGGACGGGATATAAAAAGGGTAATAATGGCCCATGGATACCAATTTTAGTGGATGGTCATTGGTCGTATCCGAATACATATgcacttttttatacaattggACGTTGTACCTCCCAGGAACTCGATTTCGCActtcacatatatttttgaagtgaatatgttatatatacgtACTTTATGTACCACTACACATGGTGCATCCTACTTTGTTAGTCACGAGCCATGTCTATTGATATTCAATCGCAATTGTTACCAATTAACGGAAACTTGTGACAATTGCGTATGCTTTGACATATCGCAACAAAAGCCTTCCTTGTAATGTTAGGAGGCTTTTAACCGAATTCTACTTAGTTGCATTCATAAATAcgacaaataaacaaaatttgacTCTGAAATGCGCCACTAGACAAAAATCATCAGGTTCTTTTTTTTCGTAGTCTTCATTACGTCGCCATGCTGCCTCTACACTATTCTATCTTCAGGTTGACTCAGGGCATAAGGGATCATAGGGTCGTTACATTTAGTGTTATTAGGTACATACTTATACCATAACCATCGAACTTACTGGTTTAACCTACGCCCAGTTTTGATTGCATCTTGTAAAATAAGTAccagtattatattaaacacatatttGCTTATTTCAAAGCTacctttttaagaaaatatatacacattgaTTTACtgctaaatattatgtttttttgctttcgtgtaatatttaaagtgaaatTGTGTTTGCCTAAATTATCTCTTCAATTAAGTTTATGGAGCCCTTTcactaaaaatttacttaatgcaTATTGGAAACTTAACTTACAGCTTTTAGCACTTTCGCTCCgacgtttaattttatttatatcaactcATTTAGAGAGCGGAGAAAGTAATGGACCGGGATTTTCCGGATTCAAGAAAACGATGAAATAaggaaatcatttatttttacctaaaacatttcttaatcTGATAAAAAAGTCTTCTGGATTTTGTTCGTCCCACATATGGTATATCTTTGTCTTAAGCAGGTACTTTAACGTGGTAGTTAGATATTTGCTATCTAATTCCCCTATCTTGATTAAGACTAACGGATCGTACGGGGAACCATCTTCTAAAAATAGTCTGTGGTATTCCGCCAAATGGGTCTCCCATCTACACCATTGAGATTTTGCAAATGCATTGCTTACAACTAAGATTATATATCTACTTTCATTTATACTACCTAATATAGATTCGGATATAAAAGAACCAATCTCGAAATCTCTTTCGTAAATACAAAGTTTTAGAAAAGGAGGTTTTGCTTCCAACTCCTTCGTCATATCTAATACAAATTGTCTATCATCGTTGCAATATGACACAAATGCATCGTATTTATAACCCTTCTGATCGCTTTTAGTTTTGACAGAGTATCTGATGAATTTTCGTCCTAGCGCTATCTTGGCTAAGAATATCCAGTATCTTaagtatattctatatttataaataactactaGAATCATTATAAGAAGAACTATTGAAACTAATGAGGGAGCGGTCCAAATTAGTAACGTCATAtttgtcattttattatagatcAGACAGCGCaggtttttaattgataaaatatagtcCGCTACTTTTCGATTTTCCCATACATCTGGGCTACTGCACTGCACTTctgatgaattaaaatatctttgcaATCCAACAGAACCGTTCGCTTGCAACCATTTATAGGTTTGGTAGATGGCGTTACAGTCGCAAATAAAGAGATTGTCAGCGAGATTGATTTCAACACTGGTATTAGAATTctctaataaataatccatATCTTCTATCATACTTATTGTATAGTGTGTTATTTTGTTgttcattaaataaagttttaaaggaCGCACGCCTGCAGCTAAAAAAAGAGCTTGCCACcaagatacaaataaattttgacttaaaTCTAAAACCTTTAAGTTTTTTAGTGGTTTTAATGTTTCAGGAGTAATATAGGATAGCTGGTTACTTGTAAGTATTAAATGGGTGATATTCGGCATCATTTCAAAGATGTTATCATCGTCATAGAAACGTTTAATTCCGCAATTTTTCAGAATAAGCACCTTTAGCTCGTTTAGCCCATCAAACATTGCACTTGTAAGGTTCTCATTTGCTGTGAGTGGATTATTTCCTAAATTTAACAATTCCAGACGCCTCAATGGTTTAAACGTGCCGTCGCCAATATGAAAGATAGTTCCGTTTTCCATGTTAAGGATTCTTAGGTTAACTAATCCGGTAAAGGTATGGTTGTACATATGTTTTAACCTGTTAAATGCAAGGTTCAAAAAACGGAGGTCTCGACAATCATTAAACACACCACGGTCGATTTCATAATACAATGGTCTTGTAGGCCTGCCCTTGTTCGATGAAAGATCTAGCAGCAGAACTTGTGGATTTGATATATGCTTTACGTGAATCCcaggtaaattattttcactCAACAGTAGGATGCGTAGTCTAGGGAATTTTACTGGACTGAATGAATAAGGTCCTATGGACGTAACAAAAATTCTTCTCAAATctaataattctatatttgGCATCGTAGGAAAATAATCATCTTCCAGAACTTCGAATTGGTTATCTGCGAGACTGAGCTCTGAAATGGTAGAGTTTGCGATAACTTTCAATAGGTCCATAGGAGGCCTCTTCCGGAACCCCATACTTGATAGGcataaatgtgttaaattaaTGTTGTCTGCTTGAAGCGCCAGTAAAAATCCAATTATATTCGACGAAGACAAGTCATTTTCTCCAATACGTAACTGTTTCAACTCTTTTAATTTCGATAAACTGTTCGCATGTATATAGTCAAGactacataaatttataacaagtcTACTAAGTTTTGAGCCTTCCATTTGGATAAATGCATCCTCAGAAATTACACCAAAAGCATTTTCTGATATATCTAAGACGCGTAATGATGGTAAGATGGTGGGTCTAAAGGCTGGCGTGAGTAAACCAATATTTTTGAATGCGTTGTTAGCTAACGTCAGATTATGGAGTTTGACAAGACCAGCGAACGTGTCTGGATGTAAAGAATGCAGTTGAGTATTATATGATATCGACAGTTGTTCTACGTTTGataggtttttaaataaacctgGTTGTAAATATTCCAGTCGACTGTTGCCATCAATTTTCAACACTTTGACATGGTTGTATAAGTCCAAATCTCCGATTAGTATTTCTGAAATTATTGTTGTTCTCACAACTAACACTTTGCACTTTTCCAATTttatctgaaaaataaaatgtgt is part of the Pieris rapae chromosome 21, ilPieRapa1.1, whole genome shotgun sequence genome and encodes:
- the LOC110993950 gene encoding toll-like receptor 3 is translated as MPTFLWLLLSFALNVKCNIMQDYETISVNLLSPPVDKTSLALPLDVGKDKFSGCLCRGTMDKEVVVCFGNYECKRFPKIKLEKCKVLVVRTTIISEILIGDLDLYNHVKVLKIDGNSRLEYLQPGLFKNLSNVEQLSISYNTQLHSLHPDTFAGLVKLHNLTLANNAFKNIGLLTPAFRPTILPSLRVLDISENAFGVISEDAFIQMEGSKLSRLVINLCSLDYIHANSLSKLKELKQLRIGENDLSSSNIIGFLLALQADNINLTHLCLSSMGFRKRPPMDLLKVIANSTISELSLADNQFEVLEDDYFPTMPNIELLDLRRIFVTSIGPYSFSPVKFPRLRILLLSENNLPGIHVKHISNPQVLLLDLSSNKGRPTRPLYYEIDRGVFNDCRDLRFLNLAFNRLKHMYNHTFTGLVNLRILNMENGTIFHIGDGTFKPLRRLELLNLGNNPLTANENLTSAMFDGLNELKVLILKNCGIKRFYDDDNIFEMMPNITHLILTSNQLSYITPETLKPLKNLKVLDLSQNLFVSWWQALFLAAGVRPLKLYLMNNKITHYTISMIEDMDYLLENSNTSVEINLADNLFICDCNAIYQTYKWLQANGSVGLQRYFNSSEVQCSSPDVWENRKVADYILSIKNLRCLIYNKMTNMTLLIWTAPSLVSIVLLIMILVVIYKYRIYLRYWIFLAKIALGRKFIRYSVKTKSDQKGYKYDAFVSYCNDDRQFVLDMTKELEAKPPFLKLCIYERDFEIGSFISESILGSINESRYIILVVSNAFAKSQWCRWETHLAEYHRLFLEDGSPYDPLVLIKIGELDSKYLTTTLKYLLKTKIYHMWDEQNPEDFFIRLRNVLGKNK